A section of the Amblyomma americanum isolate KBUSLIRL-KWMA chromosome 2, ASM5285725v1, whole genome shotgun sequence genome encodes:
- the LOC144118490 gene encoding uncharacterized protein LOC144118490, which yields METTLQQRARQYNQDINSIVPETFSSCHGGSADTLRELIRSIVREELQRFRLPQVAPALLPVLTEVVRDEAPPQFDARPTYASVVCRTADYGPTTLTPAMSSIGTRHATAPGYGITSMSPVSSTAPYYATAPATVEPRPRKSDLWRTPDCAPEPCSLWKARVPFAFASPLSCFHHRPPELLCWPSLAQSASGKLTPATSAGKAADVMTCQDPASQNHRADDTWTESGNDSTRYSASNLWVTIDGTEITALLDTGADYSVMSRAFDGDLKKVLTPWTGTHMRTAGGHIISPVGKCTARVGIHGFTYVG from the coding sequence atggagacgacgctccaacaacgggcccgccagtacaatcaggacatcaacagcattgtgcccgaaaccttttcgtcgtgccACGGTGGCAGTGCGGACACCCTGCGCGAGCTGATTCGGTCAattgtccgggaggaactccaacggttccgtCTACCCCAGGTAGCGCCTGCGCTGCTGCCAGTactgacagaagtcgtcagggacgaagCGCCGCCTCAGTTCGATGCCAGACCCACATATGCATCCGTTGTATGTCGCACGGCTGATTACGGTCCCACTACTCTGACGCCTGCCATGAGCAGCATCGGCACACGGCACGCAACCGCACCTGGCTACGGTATCACCTCGATGTCTCCCGTCAGTAGCACCGCTCCATATTATGCAACTGCACCTGCTACAGTTGagccacgtcctcggaagtctgatttgtggcgtacaccggACTGTGCGCCAGAACCATGTTCactctggaaggcgcgagtccctttcgccttcgcctctccgctatcgtgctTCCACCACCGGCCGCCAGAGTTGCtctgctggccgtcgctcgcccagtccgcctcgggaaaactaacaccagcgacctctgcaggcaaggctgctgacgtcatgacgtgtcaagatcctgcatcgcaaaaccatcgagccgacgatacctggacagagagTGGCAACGACAGTACCCGATACTCTGCATCCAATTTGTgggtgacaattgatggcactgagattaccgcgctgctcgataccggtgctgattattctgttatgagccgtgcctttgatggagaccttaaaaaggttctgacaccgtggacggggacccacatgcgcaccgctggtggccacaTAATTTCCCCTGTAggcaagtgcacggctagagTTGGAATTCATGGTTTCACCTACGTTGGTTAA